GTCGCGGGCGACGTCGGTCACAACCTTAATCTCCTGGATGAGGTTTATACCCGCAAGATAAGCTTCATTAACGCGTTCATAGAAATCAGATCTGACCAGAGATTCGACCTTGAAGTCGGCCTCGTATGCGTCCAGAAGATCTTCCGGTCCTAGTCCGTGGCGCGGGTGATACCACTCGGGAGGCATCGTCAGGCCCAGCGGCGCGAGAGCCTCCTGAATGGAGTAGAGGTGCGCACTGGCGCTATCGACCAACGTACCGTCGCAATCGAAAACGAGCGCGTCGAACGTGCCGTTCTCAAGAGCAAAGGACATGGTGCTTTGAATTCTACTTGCCGGAAATATCAAGGTTCACCCATCCACACCAAAATGCGCAAAGGATTACAAATAAAGGTTTTATTTGGATGGCTGTAGATGGTCGAAGGATTCAGGTTTCTTCCGCACGAACCGGCAATTCAAGAACGGGCAGGTTTTGCACAGTCAAGCCGAGAAAATCCTGCAAAATGTGCGGATTCCCTGGCTGCGCAGCGTTTGAAACATTTTCCTGGTGAATGCTTACTGGTTGACTCCGCTGGCGAGGAAGCCTCCGTCGACGACGAGGATCTCTCCGGTCACGAAGGTGGAGGCATCGCTGGCGAGGTAGATAGCAGCACCGATCAGCTCTTCGGTTTTGCCAAAGCGTCCCATCGGGGTGCGCATAAGAAGTTCCTGGCCGCGGGGGCTTTCGTCGAGCAGCTTCTGATTGAGTGCGGTGCGGAAGACTCCCGGGGCGATGGCGTTGACGGTGACACCGCGCGAGCTCCACTCGACGGCCAGCGACTTCGTGAGCGCCGCGACTGCTGCCTTGCTGGTGGCGTAGGCGGTGACTTCCTTGAGCGAAACAAAGGAGTTGAGCGACGCGATATTGATGATGCGTCCGTACCCGCGGTCGAGCATGTGCTTGCCGAAGATCTGGCAGGCGCGCAGGGTCCCGGTCACGTTGGTGTCCATGATGTCGTTCCACGTCTCCTCGGAGACGGTGAGAGTGGGCTCGCGCTTGATCTTGCCGGCCGAGTTGATGAGGATGTCGACCTTGCCGAACTCCTTGAGGGTGCCATCGAGAAGAGCTTCGAGCGAGGCGCGATCGCCGACGTCGGAGGCAAGACGGAGGGAGCGGCGGCCTTTGGCTTCGATGGCCTTCGCGGCCTCTTCGACCTGTTCGGCGCGACGCGAGGTGGCGACGACATCTGCTCCCGATTCCGCGAGTCCGATCGCCATTGCCAGGCCGATGCCTGAGGTTCCACCTACCACTACGGCTGTCTTACCGGTCAGATCGAACAACGAGTGCGCCATGAAAATTTCTCTCCTTTACTAATTCGTCTTAGTGCCTGCGGATATCTGTTCCAAGATGGTGTCGACGACCACTTCCGGGGCACGATCATTCACTATACGCAAAGCGTCGGCCGGGGGTTCGAGCGTATCGAACTGACTTTTGAGCAGGTTGGGGTTCATAAACTCGTGATGCCGTGCTGCAAGCCGCTCAGTGAGAAGCTCAGGTGAGCCATCGAGCCAAACGAAATGAATTGCACTTTCAGGCATACCAGAGGCCAGCGTGTCACGATACTTCTGCTTGAGGGCGGAGCAAGCGAGGATGCCGCTCTTCTGCTCCTTGAACCATCCCCGCATGAGCTGGTTGAGAGTCTCTAGCCAGGGCTGGCGGTCGTTGTCGTTGAGGGGATGACCTGAGGCCATCTTCTGTTTGTTGGCGGGCGGGTGGTAGTCGTCGGCATCGGCGAAGACTGCACCGGTGCGCTGCGCCAGCAACTCACCGATGGTGGATTTGCCGGAGCCGGTGACTCCCATAAGAACGACGATCATTTGGCCACGACCCGGTTCGCGACTCGGAGGACGAGCGGCGGAGAAGCAGATCTCTCCACTCCGCTGCGCTTCGGTCGAGATGACACATCATTGGAGGGACACGGATATTGCATCGTTCTTATGATCCCAGAAAGACGGGGCGGATGTGTCGATCAAAGAGGTTCGTGGTGACATTTCTTGCAACCACCTCTTCGTTGGCCTCTAGGGCCTTCAGGTAGCGGTCGCCCATCCTGGCCGCCACCTTGAAGCCGACGTGCAGGAGCTGGCGCAGGCTGGCGTTGTAGGCAGGGTTGGACTGATCGTGGCGCAGGGCAGAGACGAACTGCTCGCTCGTCCAGCCGTCGACCTGATCGGGTGTGGGCAGTTTGGCAACGTCGATGTCGATGACGGTAGCGTAGGGCGCGCAGAGCTCTTCGCGGTGGCCGTGGGCTTCGCGGTAGACCTCCTTTGCGATGGCGAGGCCGGAGCCACCCGCCTCGGCGAGACCGATGACCTCCTCGAGCCAGGTCGTACCAGCGGTCTTCAGGTGAACACCTGCGCCTGACTTCTTGACCGCATCGTGGATGGCCTTGTAGATGGAAAACTTGTCGGACCCAGAGTGAACGCTGAGCTTGAGGCTGGCAGGCAGACCGTAGGTCTTGACGGCGAAGGCGATGGCGGCGATGTCCTCGTTGAACTCTCGGGCGAACTGCTGGACGTCGCCGACGTAGTCGACGCCCTTGTTGAAGCGGCCAGTGAACTTGGGCGCAATGGTCTGAATGGGAATCTTCTCGTCGGCGATAGCTGCAAGGATGATGAGCAGCTCGACGGGGGTCTGCGGCGAATCGGTCTCGTCCATGGAGACCTC
This region of Acidobacteriota bacterium genomic DNA includes:
- a CDS encoding glucose 1-dehydrogenase encodes the protein MAHSLFDLTGKTAVVVGGTSGIGLAMAIGLAESGADVVATSRRAEQVEEAAKAIEAKGRRSLRLASDVGDRASLEALLDGTLKEFGKVDILINSAGKIKREPTLTVSEETWNDIMDTNVTGTLRACQIFGKHMLDRGYGRIINIASLNSFVSLKEVTAYATSKAAVAALTKSLAVEWSSRGVTVNAIAPGVFRTALNQKLLDESPRGQELLMRTPMGRFGKTEELIGAAIYLASDASTFVTGEILVVDGGFLASGVNQ
- a CDS encoding gluconokinase: MIVVLMGVTGSGKSTIGELLAQRTGAVFADADDYHPPANKQKMASGHPLNDNDRQPWLETLNQLMRGWFKEQKSGILACSALKQKYRDTLASGMPESAIHFVWLDGSPELLTERLAARHHEFMNPNLLKSQFDTLEPPADALRIVNDRAPEVVVDTILEQISAGTKTN
- a CDS encoding HAD family phosphatase; the protein is MSFALENGTFDALVFDCDGTLVDSASAHLYSIQEALAPLGLTMPPEWYHPRHGLGPEDLLDAYEADFKVESLVRSDFYERVNEAYLAGINLIQEIKVVTDVARDWFGKVPMAVASNGIRKNVEATLIATRLRPLFYTIVTADDVKHAKPAPDVYIEAARRMRVKPDRVIVFEDSDEGLEAARRAGMRSHDIRKVWSPVRSSQG